One window of Burkholderia vietnamiensis LMG 10929 genomic DNA carries:
- a CDS encoding TrlF family AAA-like ATPase, producing MSDQYTYARFWRCALQVNPVGYNETYRGADHGLGEDGYNQALLQKCLELHISVVGLADHGSVASVDALRQVLQPHGIVVFPGFEISSNDKTHYVCLFSEQTTGQQLERYLGSLDLLDPTDGVRPSRLSSEQLIEKVDQLGGFIYAAHCTSDSGLLKNRLNHVWKLPKLRAAQIPGPIDDLAGVEGNFYRKVLLNKDDAYRRERPVAVINAKDVAKPEDLQQPGATCLIKMTRPNFAAFKVAFLDPGSRVRLNSQRAQSPIGKVIRMTVVGGYLDGVRVDFSDHLNTVIGGRGTGKSTLLECLRYALDFPPKGKQAQKLHQDIIKENLGRSAGRVELTVVSSAQNGKQYAISRRYGEPPMVRDMDDNVSTLLPRDLLPGVDIYGQNEIYELAQDETSRVQLLDRFLPQDGGYEAKSADVHRRLKENQQTLAKSLTDLDELKAQVERLPKLEEQLRGFDELGIKEKLANTSLLAREREIAKTASESVQSFRDAIANLRDSLPDLAFINDEALDGLPDAAQLLAMRTTLDGIKHGLTTHLAAMQALLDDGAEQFATHQEAWQQAVKEHDAVLEKALRTLPATAGKSGQEVGAAYQRLMIEIERIKPMKSRVAAHESQLDALRQERRNLLAELSDLRGQRIRALQKAAKKLSKRLEGKLKVEIVPEADRTPLMTFLLGCKLDGVGEKRLSFVHEAETISPLSFAQSIQKGAAHVQLDWGVTQMVADALTKLQSTQLMELEALELEHRVDIFLNVAHGQADPVFRPLNKLSTGQQCTAILHMLLLENVDPLLMDQPEDNLDNAFIADRIVTELREAKTSRQFVFATHNANIPVFGDAEWIGVFTAAENHGCLGLEAQGSIDVPVIRDQVASILEGGRDAFIQRKEKYEF from the coding sequence ATGAGCGATCAATACACTTACGCGAGATTTTGGCGCTGCGCATTACAGGTCAATCCTGTCGGCTACAACGAAACTTACAGAGGTGCCGACCACGGACTGGGCGAAGATGGATACAACCAAGCATTGCTCCAAAAATGCCTTGAGCTACATATCTCGGTTGTTGGCTTGGCCGATCATGGTAGCGTCGCCAGTGTCGATGCCTTGCGTCAGGTGCTACAGCCGCATGGGATTGTGGTGTTCCCCGGCTTCGAGATCTCGTCGAACGACAAGACCCATTATGTCTGCCTGTTTTCGGAGCAAACGACAGGACAGCAACTCGAACGATACCTTGGCAGCCTCGATCTTCTTGACCCAACAGATGGGGTTCGGCCGTCTCGATTAAGTTCTGAGCAATTGATCGAGAAAGTCGATCAACTCGGAGGCTTCATCTATGCTGCGCACTGCACGTCGGACAGTGGCCTCCTGAAGAACCGGCTCAACCATGTGTGGAAGCTTCCCAAGTTGCGCGCTGCCCAGATTCCGGGACCGATAGACGACTTGGCGGGGGTGGAAGGCAATTTCTACCGCAAGGTGCTGCTGAACAAGGATGATGCCTACCGGCGCGAGCGGCCTGTAGCTGTCATCAATGCCAAAGATGTCGCCAAGCCCGAGGACTTGCAGCAGCCTGGCGCCACTTGTCTCATCAAGATGACGCGGCCCAATTTCGCTGCGTTCAAGGTCGCATTCCTCGATCCGGGATCGCGAGTCCGCCTCAATTCCCAAAGGGCCCAAAGCCCAATTGGCAAGGTTATTCGCATGACGGTGGTCGGTGGCTACCTTGATGGTGTCCGGGTGGATTTTTCCGATCATCTCAACACTGTCATCGGTGGACGCGGAACGGGGAAATCGACCTTGCTCGAATGCTTGCGCTACGCCTTGGACTTTCCGCCCAAAGGCAAGCAGGCCCAAAAGCTCCACCAAGACATCATCAAGGAGAACCTTGGTCGATCAGCCGGTCGAGTTGAGCTTACAGTGGTGTCATCTGCTCAGAACGGCAAGCAGTACGCCATCTCCCGCCGTTACGGCGAGCCGCCGATGGTGCGGGACATGGACGACAATGTCTCCACCCTACTACCACGCGATTTGCTGCCGGGCGTCGACATCTATGGCCAGAACGAGATTTACGAGTTGGCTCAAGATGAAACCAGCCGGGTGCAATTGCTGGATCGCTTCCTTCCTCAAGATGGGGGCTACGAGGCCAAGAGCGCAGATGTGCACCGGCGCTTGAAGGAGAACCAGCAGACGCTCGCGAAATCCTTGACCGATCTCGACGAGCTGAAAGCGCAGGTTGAGCGCCTGCCGAAGCTGGAAGAACAGCTACGCGGGTTTGACGAGCTGGGGATCAAAGAGAAGCTGGCCAATACTTCGTTGCTTGCTCGTGAGCGTGAGATTGCCAAGACTGCAAGCGAGAGCGTGCAGAGCTTTCGAGACGCGATTGCCAACCTTCGTGACAGCTTGCCCGACCTCGCCTTCATCAACGACGAAGCGCTCGATGGGTTGCCAGACGCAGCTCAGCTACTTGCTATGCGCACGACACTAGATGGGATTAAGCACGGCCTTACAACCCATCTGGCAGCTATGCAGGCCCTGTTGGATGACGGTGCGGAACAGTTCGCCACCCACCAGGAGGCGTGGCAGCAGGCCGTTAAGGAGCATGATGCCGTGTTGGAAAAGGCGCTTAGGACGTTGCCTGCAACTGCTGGAAAGAGCGGGCAGGAGGTCGGTGCGGCCTACCAGCGCCTTATGATCGAGATCGAGCGCATCAAGCCGATGAAATCGCGAGTAGCTGCCCATGAGTCTCAGCTCGACGCCTTGCGACAGGAGCGACGCAATCTGTTGGCCGAATTATCAGATTTGCGAGGACAACGCATACGCGCCTTGCAGAAGGCCGCGAAGAAGCTGAGCAAGCGGCTTGAAGGCAAGCTCAAGGTGGAAATCGTACCGGAAGCCGACCGCACTCCGCTGATGACGTTCCTTCTGGGATGCAAGCTGGACGGTGTCGGTGAAAAGCGGCTCTCATTTGTTCATGAAGCGGAGACGATCAGTCCGTTGTCGTTCGCCCAGTCGATTCAAAAAGGGGCGGCCCACGTTCAACTAGATTGGGGGGTCACGCAGATGGTGGCCGATGCTCTCACCAAGCTCCAATCCACCCAGCTCATGGAGCTGGAGGCGTTGGAGTTGGAGCACCGCGTGGACATTTTCTTGAATGTCGCGCATGGCCAAGCAGATCCGGTGTTTCGTCCGCTCAACAAACTCTCGACAGGCCAGCAGTGCACAGCAATTCTGCACATGTTGCTTTTGGAAAACGTCGACCCGCTTCTCATGGATCAGCCGGAGGACAATCTGGACAACGCTTTCATCGCGGACCGGATCGTCACCGAACTGAGGGAGGCCAAGACGAGTCGGCAATTCGTGTTCGCGACACACAACGCCAACATTCCCGTGTTTGGAGACGCCGAATGGATCGGAGTGTTTACGGCTGCTGAAAACCATGGGTGTCTCGGACTGGAAGCGCAAGGCTCGATTGACGTGCCTGTGATCCGAGATCAGGTGGCTAGCATTCTAGAAGGCGGGCGCGATGCCTTCATCCAGCGCAAAGAGAAATATGAGTTCTAG